A stretch of DNA from Acropora palmata chromosome 12, jaAcrPala1.3, whole genome shotgun sequence:
TGGTACTTGAGTTTTGGCAGATTTCCGGCGAGAATCACATTAAAACACAACCCTAATACCACTTTGAATACCAACACAAGCCATGTGCTTTCACCACTATTCCAACACCAGTACAGATCACCACCGCTTTCTCAAATGTTAAGTCAAACTTTAGATTTTAGAAGCAAACAAGCCGTGATTGGTTTTTCTTCATGTTGCAGGGAGAGATGATTGGAAGTTAGTTGCTGAGGAACTGGGCTTGCCACCCGTCGAGATTCGCTTCCTTGACAACCGCACCACGAACCCAGCTGATGTTGCATTGTCGACTGTCGCAAGTCAACGACTGTTTACTGTAGGGAATCTTTATGATGTCCTCGCCGCTTGTAACCTCCCTTTGATAGCCGATGATCTCTGAAAAGAAGCCTCTTTTGGTATTATGTCCGAGTTGCTTTTTTGGAAGAGAGTTAAGTCGAACCTCCGATTGCGGAAACCTCCCATCAGCGGGTACCTTCCATAAGTGGACAACGACAAACTACCATTCCGATGCCCGTGGACACCAATGCTCATGCTAAGGGTGTCCACTTACTGGAAGATAGAACATAGGTGCCCGCTTTCAGTAGGTTATAAATTCAGAATTTCAAGGGATATATCTCTGTTACTGCCGAACAATACAGTGTATAGTTTTAGATGCCAAGAAGGGAAGAGCTGTTTATTTGCTGGATATCCAATTCGTCTGTGTTCGATAACGTCGTGGacagaaatttttcttttcaccaatttttatttatttttaaagtaGAGTTTCCAGTTAGATGCACTATTGAATATCATTGACAAGCCACTCATTAATATCCCTAAAGCACTTCAAAATCATTCACAGATTTGCATATTACTACAACATAGTGATATAAATTGAGTGTCGTACCTGTCGCAAAAAAATCCCTTTCAGCTAGCGAATTTTTTCACGCTTGAGTTCACGAGACAGATTGCGTATCGTTACATAGTTCAGATTGCCCATTTCAGATGGAAACATTTTGGGTAGAAATGCATTTCAAAGACAAGATTGTATTAGTTTTTCAAATAGTAACAGCCGTTATTAGAAACCGTTattacaaacttcacagaacaaagaaaccgacagaattccattcacccttacctaccatccacaaaaccttgctatcaaaaatgtcattctaaaaaacttcaaaatcctccgcaatgatcccgaaactaaacacatattttctctaccaccactcatttcattcaaacgcgacaaaaacttaggcaatttcttagttaggagcgcattcaagtttaacgaccaaccaggaaccttcacatgcaaacgaacacggtgcaaaacttgtccctttatttctaacacagttaagatctcaggacccgatcgatccgttaaagtcactgaccatttcacctgcatctccacaaatgtcatctattgcataacctgcacgctatgcaagaaaatctacataggggaaacagggaggagactggcggaccgcttccgcgaacacccacgagacgcagaacaaaacaacagagATGTTCCCAATCACTCCAACCaacacaacatgactatttgcgggctatcccgacaccacgggaacacagaaaaccgcaaaaatctcgaacaaaaattaatttttcaactgggtacactctctccacacggaattaatgaacgcctctcattccactaatttattcacaaattcaagtaaccatatttccaccaatggcaaagctcttctacactctcatataaaccacattTACTAATTTAGAAAAATTttagattttactaataaaTGGATCCATGTTTTTATAATATGCCTTTAAGGGGTATTGAATGGTCTTTGCGAGCATTTGCGAACAAGCAAGCAGTATGTTTATTTTTGCGAGCACGAGCAGTGATCAATTTTCTCATGTGAGCAGCGAGGACTTTAGAAATTACAAATGGCGAGGAGCGAGGACTTTGTAAATTTTCCGCCAGCTTCAATCTCTCTTTTAATCTGGCTGACACTTTCAAAACAGGACAACAGGTGCAAAGCCAGGCAACATGACAAGGCCTCATCGCGGTTCAACCATTCCCTGAGTTTACACCCAATTACGCCTTGTTTAATAAGTCGTTTGCTGCAAAATTACTTCACTTAGCTTCATGCGAGTCAGTGGGTGGACACTAAACGAGATCTGAAGGTTTCTAAGGCCCTGTTAACAAGCAAGTAGTTAGGTTCCCTCGCAAAAGGGTTAAAGATAGCCCACCTTTACAAGCGAAATGTTTCAGGTAGGGTTACCAGGCCGGTCAGTTTCAATAAACGACGACAAAACGAGGAAGTACTTTCCAGAAAAATTCATGGCGCGCGCATGTTTCCCCAGTGTTCGCAGTTTTCCATACgggaaacattgtttccagtgacagtttttgttttcaagatgcAAATTATGCTTGCGCTACACAGCAGGGAACTTTAAACACGGAGCGAGCCTATAAATGGAAGCTGAGCGGCTCAGCCCGTTAATCAGAAATTTGACTAATCTGCGTTTATTGGCTTATTCACCCAGGCGTGTCGTACTCCCgcgaaatttgaattttctccGAGCGGGAAGGAAGTTATCGctcatttcttgatttttttgtctaagaaaaacatttaagacACTCTTGAAAAGGTAAGCAAATCGTTGGGGCTgttagaaaataattttacgtgtcattttttaaaagcaGACAACAAGAGATTTAGCAGAAGATTTATAACGATAGTGACCGTTGCAGAAAGCCGCcattagggaacttaagcaccAGGCTATTTTGCGACGGCGACGGCGATCGGAAGTAAATTTTTGTTCCGGTAGGCGTTCTGGAGTTGTCTGTCAAGTCGTCTTCGTTTCGCGCGAACGTGAAAGCTTTCATTTTGGCGTTGTTTCCAGAACGTGGGTATTTTTCTCTCATTATCTTTcctcaaaattattttaactttttaatttgctctTGTTACCTTTTTagaagtattttctttcatgttGTACAAATTGTATACTCAAACATCGATAAAAAACAcagatatttttatttctttcagctTTGAGCGAAAGATGTCGTCGCCGGCCTCCGATGGAAAGCCAAAGTAAGCTTTACTATTTAGTGTTTCGAAGACATTcaaacagaaaatattttcatgcacATCTTTataagtttaaattttttctcgATCGTCGGACAAATAGCTGAATTGtcgtattttgtttttagaaCTATGGAGTGGACTGAAGATCACGACGTGCTTTTGCTTCGAGAAATCCTGGCGAGcgatttgttttcattcaaaaaagGAAGCGTTGCCAGGAGAGAAAGGTGGGAATCGATCGCAGAAACGTTAAATGAAGTGAAGACACTTAGCTTTCATCTCAAAGATAAGAGGGCAGTAAGAGACCGATGGGTTCTTCTCCAGAAGAAGTACAAAGCTAAGATGCATCATGAAGAAACTGCAAGTGGAATATCCGTGGACGACATGTCTGAAATAGATGTCCTACTTGAAGAACTCGTCGGCAAAGAAGAGAGCTTA
This window harbors:
- the LOC141859728 gene encoding uncharacterized protein LOC141859728, giving the protein MLYKLYTQTSIKNTDIFISFSFERKMSSPASDGKPKTMEWTEDHDVLLLREILASDLFSFKKGSVARRERWESIAETLNEVKTLSFHLKDKRAVRDRWVLLQKKYKAKMHHEETASGISVDDMSEIDVLLEELVGKEESLNKVGDVQSRKLKEDKSKAEDIRQKALERYSETKKRKSTESGGECDEKPKRQRRSARTQPLVEFMQEKAKTERELRQQELDLRRLEQQQNQQVMVTVLQQQQQTNQAILSVIQTLIEKKE